GGGCGAGCCCTTGCGCGGTGGAGAGGGTCAGCGCGGTGATGCCCGCCTTGGCCGCCGAGTAGTTCGGCTGCCCGGCGGCGCCGAACAGGAACGCCTCGGACGTGGTGTTGACGATGCGGCCGTAGACCGGGCCGCCCGCCGCCTTGCTGGCGTTGCGCCAGTGCACCGCCGCCGCGCGCGAGACCGACGCGTGCCCCTTGAGGTGCACGTGGATGACGTCGTCCCAGTCCCGCTCGGTGAGGTTGAACAGCATCGTGTCCCGCAGGACGCCCGCGTTGTTCACCACCACGTCCAGGCTGCCGAAGGTGTCCACCGCGGCCTCCACCAGCCGGTCGCCGGTGGACCACTCGCCGACGTCGCCGGTCACTACCACCGCGTCGCCGCCCGCGGCCTTGATCTCGGCCACGACGCCTTCCGCTGCCGGGCCCATGTCGTTGACGACCACGTTGGCGCCCTGCGCGGCCAGCGCGAGCGCTTCCGCGCGCCCGAGCCCGGCACCGGCACCGGTCACGACCGCGGTGCGGCCCTCCAGCGTGCTGCCACCCATCGCGTTCTCCTTCGTCCGACGATCGACTGCCGCACGAAGCTAGTATTCGTTCTCTTTTTCGATCCTGCGCTGTCCCGCTGAGTGGATATACCGCAGCAAAACACCGTGAAGAGCCGGTTGGATGCGATGGATAACGAATTCTAGTAGTGCGAGGTATCGCCGCCTCGCGCCCGAAGGAGGGGAGCAGATGCCCGAAGCCGTCATCGTCGAGGCCGGTCGCACACCGGTCGGGAAGCGCTCCGGCGCGCTGTCCGGGCTGCACCCGGCGGAGCTGCTCGGGCACGCCCAGCGAGGTGTGCTCGCGCGAGCCGGACTGGATGCGGCGCAGGTCGACCAGGTCGTCGGCGGCTGCGTGACCCAGGTCGGCGAGCAGTCCAACAACGTCACGCGCAACGCCTGGCTGCACGCGGGGCTGCCGCACGGCACCGCGTGCACCACCATCGACTGCGCCTGCGGCTCGTCCCAGCAGGCCGTGCACCTGGTGGCCGGGCTGATCGCCGGCGGCGCCATCGACATCGGGATCGGCTGCGGCGTGGAGTCGATGAGCCGCGTCTTCCTCGGTGCGGCGCTGGCCCCGGACACCGGGATGCCGGTGCCGGACTCGTGGGCGATCGACATGCCCGACCAGTTCACCGCCGCCGAGCGCATCGCGCGCCACCGCGGCATCACGCGGGCCGACGCCGACGCGCTCGGCCTCGCCTCCCAGCGGAAGGCGGCGGCCGCCTGGGCGGAGGGGCGCTTCGACGGCCAGATCATCCCCGTCGGCCAAGTGACCCGTGACCAGGGCCTGCGCGAGACCACGGCCGAGGCGCTGGCCGGGCTCCACCCGGTCATCGCCGACGGCATCCACACGGCGGGCAACTCCTCGCAGATCAGCGACGGGGCGGCGGCCGTGCTGCTGATGAGCCGCGAGCGGGCCGAAGCCGAGGGGCTGCGGCCGAGAGCCCGGATCATCGCCTCCGGGATGGTGGGCGCCGACCCGTACTACCACCTCGACGGCCCCGTGCTCGCGACCGAGCACGTGCTGGCGAGGTCGGGCATGAAGCTCGGCGACATCGACCTGGTGGAGATCAACGAGGCGTTCGCCTCCGTGGTGCTGTCGTGGGCGCAGGTGCACGAGGCCGACATGGACAAGGTCAACGTCAACGGCGGTGCGATCGCGCTGGGACACGCCGTCGGTTCCACGGGCGCCCGGCTGATCACCCAGGCTGTCCACGAACTGGAGCGCAGCGACCGCTCCACCGCACTGATCACCATGTGCGCAGGCGGCGCGCACGCCACCGCAACCATCGTCGAACGGATCTGAGATGGCACGGGAAACCTTGGGGTTGAGCGAAGAGCACCGGGACCTGCGGGACTCGGTGCGGGCCTTCGCCGGACGGCACATCACCGAGACCGAGGTGCGCGCCGCGGTCGATGCGAAGACCGAGCAGCTGCCGCCGTTCTGGGCGCAGCTGGCCGAGCAGGGCCTGTTCGGGCTGCACTTGCCTGATTCGGTCGGCGGCGCGGGCTTCGGGCTGCTCGAACTCGCGGTCGTCCTGGAGGAGCTCGGCCGCAACATGGCACCGGGACCGTTCCTGCCGACCGTGCTCGCCAGCGCGGTGCTGCTGGAAGCCGGGCACCACGAGCACCTGCCGGTGCTGGCAGACGGCTCGGCGACCGGCGCGGTCGGACTCGGTGACGGCTTCACCGCCGAGCGCGCCGAGGACGGCGGCCTGTTCGTGTCCGGCTCCGCCACGCCGGTGCTCGGCGCACACCTCGCGGACGTGCTCGTCCTCCGCGTCGACGCGGATTCCTGGGTGGTGCTGCCGGGCGCGGCGGCTGAGGTGAGCGAGGTGCCGAGCCACGACCTCACGCGGCGGCTGGCCACCGTGACGCTGACCGGAGTGCACGTGCCCGCTGCGGATGTCCTCGACATCCCGGCCGACCGGCCCTGCGACCTGGCGGCGATCCTGTTCGCTGCCGAGGCGTGCGGCATCGCCGACTGGTGCACCGCGACAGCTGCGGAATACGCCGGGGTTCGCGAGCAGTTCGGCCGACCGATCGGGCAGTTCCAGGGCGTCAAGCACCGCTGCGCGCGGATGCTGGCCCGCACCGAGGCCGCCCGGGCCTGCGCCTGGGACGCGGCTCGCGCGCACGATGCCGAGGATGCTGCCGAAGAAGTGGCCTTGGCAGCTGCGGTCGCGGGAGCCACCTGCGTCGAGGCGGGGTTCAGCACCGCGAAGGACTGCATCCAGGTCCTCGGCGGCATCGGGTTCACCTGGGAGCACGACGCCGGACTCCACCTGCGCCGCGCGCAAACCTCGCGTCTGCTGCTGGGTTCCACCGCGCACTGGCACCAGCGGATCGCGCGGCTGGCGCTCGGCGGTGCTCGCCGCGAGGTGACGGTGGACCTGCCGCCGGAAGCGGCGGAGATCCGGGCCGTGGTCCGCGCCGAACTCGCCGAAGCCGTTGCGCTGCCGGAAGAAGAGCGGATCGCCTTCCTCGCCGAGCACGGGTACACCGCACCGCACCTGCCGAAGCCGTGGGGCCGGGGCGCCGACGCGGTCGAGCAGCTCACCATCGCCGAGGAGATGCGGGCCGCGCAGGTCAGGGCGCACGACATGGTGATCGGGAACTGGGTGGTGCCGACGCTGATCCGGCACGGCGACGAGGCGCAGCAGCGCCGGTTCCTGCCCGCCAGCCTGCGCGGGGACATCACCTGGTGCCAGCTGTTCTCCGAACCCGGCGCGGGCTCCGACCTGGCCGGCCTGTCCACCAGGGCCGAGAAGGTAGACGGCGGCTGGAAGATCAACGGCCAGAAGGTGTGGACCTCGGTGGCCACCGAGGCGCACTACGGCATCCTCCTGGCCCGGACCGACCCGGACGCGCCCAAGCACAAGGGACTGTCCTACTTCCTGCTGGACATGGACAGCCCGGGCATCACCATCCGGCCGCTGCGCGAGCTCACCGGCGAGGCCCTGTTCAACGAGGTGTTCCTCGACGACGTCTTCGTGCCCGACGACATGCTGGTCGCCCAGCCCGGCGACGGCTGGAAGCTCGCCCGCACCACCCTGGCCAACGAGCGCGTCGCCCTGTCCCAGGACTCCTCGCTGGGCGCGGGCGGCGAGGCACTCCTGGAACTGGCGGCGGCACGAGCGGACGACCACCGCCTCGCGGTGCTGGGCCAGATCCTCGCCGACGCCCAAGCGGGCGCGCTGCTCGGGCTGCGCCAGACGATCCGCTCGCTGAGCGGGCAACAGCCCGGCGCGGAGTCCTCCATCGCCAAGTTCCTCGGCGTGGAGCACGTCCAGCAGGTGTGGGAAACGGCGATGGAGTGGCAGGGCCCGGCGGCGCTGCACGCCGACCACCACCGCCCGGACACGGGCGTCCCCACCGCGACCTGGAAGTTCCTCAACACCCGGTGCCTGTCGATAGCCGGTGGCACCACCGAGGTCCAGCTCAACATCATCGGAGAACGACTCCTCGGCCTGCCCAGAGACCCCGAACCCCACCCCAAACCCTGACCCCGCCCCACCGGCCGTCACCCGGAACCTGCTCGATTTCGCGCGGAACCGACGTTCACCCGGGTGACGGCCGATTTCGCGCGAGATCGACACCCGCGCGGAACCGACGACACAGGAGAGAACCCGAAGATGGCGATCGACCCCGCTGCGGCGCTGGCGGCCCCACCCACGACGCGCGAGATCTCGTGGACGCAGCGCGACGTGCTGCTGTACCACCTCTCGCTCGGCGCAGGCGCCCGCGCAGACGTCGAACCGGAGCTGCCCTACACCTACGAGGCCAACCTCCAGGTGCTGCCCACCTTCGCGCTGGTGGCCGGGCAGGGGATCTCGGCAGGCGACCGCGGCACGCCGGGCCTGGCACTGCCCGGCATCGACGTCGACCTCCGCAAGATCCTGCACGCGGGCCAAGCCCTCGAAGTCCACCGCCCGCTCCCGCAATCCGGCGCGGCAACGGTCAGCAACCGCGTGACCGACGTGAGGGACAAGGGAAAAGCAGCGCTGATCGTCCTCGAATCAACCGCGGCGGACCACGCCGGTGCGGCACTGTGGACGACGACCATGCAGATCTGGGCGCGCGGAGAAGGCGGCTTCGGCGGTGACCCCGGCCCGGAAGCCCCCACCGCGCTGCCGGAACGCGAGCCGGACGCGGTGCTGAACTCGCCCACCGCACCGGACCAGGCGCTGCTCTACCGGCTCAACGGTGACATGAACCCGCTGCACGCCGACCCCGGATTCGCCCGCGCAGCGGGATTCGACCGGCCCATCCTGCACGGTCTGGCAACCTACGGACTGGTCGCGAAGGCGATCGTGGACGGACTGCTCGACGGCGACGCAACCCGCCTGCGCGCGATGTCCGCGCGATTCGCCGGAACACTGCTGCCCGGCGAAACCATCCGCACGGAGGTGTGGCGTGAGAGCGATCGACTCGCGCTTCGCTCGACGTGCCCGGAGCGCGACGACGCGCCGGTGCTGACCCACGCAACCGCGGAGGTGAAGGCATGACCGCACCTCAGGAGCTGACTGCTGATCCGCACCAGGACGGCGTCGACGCGGCGGTCACGGCAGCCCGACGGGTGATCGAGTCGCTGTTGCGCGCCGGCAGCGGTTCGACGGCGGAGATGGGGCGGATCGCCGACCAGCTGAACTCCGTGGCGGACAACCTCGACGAGCACGCACCGGCGATGAACCAGCGGATGGTGGACATGTGGGCGGGGGAGGGCACCACCCGCCACGACCCCGTGACCGGCCCGGAGAACGCGATCGCACCCCCGCTGCAGCTGATCGGCCAGTCCGATGGCTCGGTGCGCGGCGTCCTGACGCTCGGCCTGCCGTACCAGGGACCGCCTGGCCATGTGCACGGCGGGATCTCGGCGCTGATCCTCGATCACACCCTCGGGGTGGCCAACCACTGGGCCGGGGTCTCGGGCATGACGGCGGAGCTGACGCTGCGATACCACCGGCCGACACCGTTGTTCGAGCCGTTGACCATCACCGGGGTGCAGACCGGTGTCGACGGGCGGAAGATCCGTACGAGCGGTGCCGTCACGGCCGGCGGTGAGGTTTGCGTGTCGGCTGAGGGGTTGTTCATTGCCAAGCATCTGCCTCGTCCGCGTTGAGCTTGGGACCGTTCTGTTGCCGGCTTTGGGCCGGTGCGGCTTGGTGGCTGTTGGGTTGGTGGTTGGGGCTTTTTCTGTTGTGTTGTGGTGGGGGTCATCCCCGTGGTTTGGGGGATTGTGGGGGCTGTGGTCCGGATGTCAAGCCCGGCCTGGCGGCCGCCCCTTCGGGGTTGGCAGGCTTGACATCCGGACCACAGCCCCGTTTTGGCTTTATGTCACGGGGATGACCCGGTATGGAACGGACCCCGGCCGTCTTGGACACCTTGCGGGGAGCGTGGTGGTCGGGGCCTCTGCCGGTTGAGTCGTGGGCTGCTCCGTCACCGGCAGGTGGTGTGCGGGGTTGCTGGGCCACGCGGGCTGACGGTTTGGGCTTCTGAGGCCTGGCTGTCGACCGACCGGCCTTAGTCGTCGACGAAGCAACAGACGTCATGTTAGTCCTAACAGGACAATAACGGATTCACGTTTCGACACGGGTAAATGCCAACGACACGCCGAGTATTGCCCTTCGAATATTTGCCGCTTCTGGTTCCAGCTAAGGATTTTCGTGTTTGAGCCGTGTTGTGATCACCTGATTGTGGGACGGTTATTCGCTCGAAACCACGTTCGATTCTTGAGAGAATTGATGCATGACACCGCTGATGACCACCCAGGACGCGACGCCCGCCGCTGGCGCGGGTGCGGTCGTGTCCGCCTTGCCCGCGTGGGACATGCCCACGCCGGGCGGGTCGTGCCCGCCTGCGGTGACCTCCCTGACCGATGAGGAACTCGCGACCCGGATCGGTGAGGTGGAACGGCAGATTCGTCAGGCGCGGATGGAGCAGCTGCGGTTGATCGCCGAGGCCGACCGCCGCCGCCTGCACGCCGCTCGTGGTGTGCGCTCCACGCAGGTGTGGCTGAAGAACCTGCTCAACATCGACGGCCAGGACGCCACGAACCGTGTCCGTATCGCCACCGCCACCTTGCCGAACACCGGTGAGGACACCGACAACGCCGCTGGTGTCGCTGGGCCAGAGGTTGCGCTACCGGCGACCGGACAAGCACTCGGTGAGGGTGTGATCGGGCTGGAGCACGCGCGGGTGATCTCCCGCTGTGTGTCCCGGCTGCCTGAGCACGCCCAGCACCGTGCCGGTGAGGTGGAACGGTTGTTGGTGGAGAACGCCTGCCGTCAGTGCCCCCGTGATCTGGCCAAGCTGGCCGACCGGGTGCGCTACATGCTCGACGCCGACGGTGCCGTCGCGGACGAGCAGGCCCAGTTCGAGTCCCGCGAGCTGCACTACGCGACCGCTCGTGACGGGATGCTGGTGATCAAGGCCCGGCTGGACCGCGAGACCGGGGCGAAGTTCGTCACCGCCCTGCGCCCGCTGGCCGCGCCGCGCCCGGAGGCCGACGGGGTCAAGGACCCGCGTACGGTTGGGCAGCGCAACGCCGACGGTCTGTCGACCCTGCTTGACCTGGTGCTCGACACCGACGGGATGCCGCGTACCGGTGGGCAGAAGCCGCACCTGACGGTCACCATCGACTACACCGACCTGAAAAACCAGCTCCCCACCACCAACGGCGAGGTCACCGCTGGTGGTGCGGGGATGCTGGAAGGCACCGGCCAGTACCTCAGCCCGCAGACGGTGCGCAGGATCGCTTGTGACTGCGAGGTCCTGCCCATGGTCCTCGGCGGCGACAGCCTGCCTCTCGACGTGGGTGCTTCGCAGCGGACCGCCCCGACGCATATCCGTGCCGCGTTGCTGGCCCGCGACGGCGTCTGCGCCTTCCCGGAATGTGACCACCCGGCGGGAACGCCGCAGGCCCATCACATCGTGCACTGGGTCGACGGCGGCCCCACCAGCCTCGACAACATGGTGATGCTGTGTGCCCATCACCATCGCACCATCCACAACCACCACTGGCACATCCAACTGGAACGTGGCCGCCCGGTATTCACACCACCGGCAAGTGTCGATCCGGCACGCACGCCCAGGCCTGGCGGGAGAGCCCAACCCGCCACACATCGCCACGCCCTCCGCCGCCTGAACTCATCACCGGAGGGCGGGCCGCCAGCGGCCAGACCGCTGGCGAGCACCTGACGACCTCACCCGACCCCCTGGGTGGGGCACCCCGCCCTGCCCAGGGTCGGGTGAGCCGACAGTTCCGGAAGCACGACACGCCGCCAGGCGACCTCCACCCACCACCAACACCCGAGCACCACCCCCACCACAACACCCGAAAACCCAGCCCAACGAAGAAAGGGAACCCGCCGATGACGAACCAACCCGCCACCGCCCAGCCCGCAACGGCCAGCACCACTGCTCTCCGCCGCAACTCCGCGATCAACGGCCAGCCCGCGCGGCACGGCAACTCCGCACACCACCTGCCGGTGACGGAGCAACCCACCACTCAACCAGTAACGGCCCCGGCTACCTGCTTCCCGCAAGGTGTCCATGACGGCCGGGGTCCGTTCCATACCGGGTCATCCCCGTGACATAAAGCCAAAACGGGGCTGTGGGCCGGATGTCAAGCCTGCCAACCCCGAAGGGGCGGCCGCCAGGCCGGGCTTGACATCCGGACCACAGCCCCCACAATCCCCCAAACCACGGGGATGACCCCCACCACAACACAACAACACCCGTAGCACGCACCTTGAAAACACAAGAGCGGAAACAAAAGGCGACCACAAATTGGTGGGTTCCCTGACAGCAGAGAGCCCAGCTGTCAGGGAACCCAAACCCCGAGTGCCGATACAGCTATAGCCACGTGCGAGGCGTCAGACGGTGGGACGCACCTCGGCCCGGATCACCTTGCCGGTGGCGTTGCGAGGAAGTGGCTCCTGAGTGATCCGCCATCGGGACGGAACCTTGAAGTGCGCGAGCTGCCCCCGGGCGTAGTCGTGCAGCTCCTGCTCGGTGAGAACGCTCCCGGGCGCAATGACCACGACTGCGAACACCTCCTGACCGAGGTCCGGATCGGAGACGCCCAGTACGGCGCACTCCTGGACCCCGGGATGCTCGGCGAGCACGCCCTCGATCTCCGCAGGGTAGACGTTCTCGCCACCTCGGATGATCAGATCCGAGCGGCGAGTGCTCAGCCGGAGACGGCCGTGCTCGATGACGCCGATGTCACCGGTGTGCAGCCAGCGGTCTGCACGGATGGCGTCAGCGGTGGCTCGCGGGTCGTTCCAGTAGCCGAGCATGTTGTAGGCGCTGCGAACGCACACCTCGCCTTCCTCTCCGTCGGGCAGGGGGTTGCCGAACGGATCGCGGATCTCCAGCTGCACACCCGCGATAGGCCGTCCGAGCGTCTCCGGGGCTTCGGCCAGATCAGCGGGGGAGGCAGCGGTGAGCGCGGTGCACGTCTCGGTCATCCCGTAGCTGTCCACAAGGGATTTCTCCGCTACGGGCAACCTCTCCCGCAGCCGCTGCTTGAACGCTGCCGACGACGGTGCGGAGGCCAGCGAGAAGGTGGTGAGCGACGACAGGTCGTACTGCGAGATGTCGCCGTGCTCCAGAATCCGGTGTGCTTGGGTGGGCACGGCACCCCAGTTGGTCACCCGCTCGCGGGCTACCAGATCGAGTACCCGGTCCACGTCGAAGGCACCCTGATGCATCACCACGGTGCTGCCGGTCGCGAGGCGCGGCACTGCCAGGTTGTGCAGGCAGGCGATGTGGAAGAGGGGCAGCGCCAGCAGGTACCGCCGGTCTCGCGGATCGATCGGGTCGCCGTGAACTGCGGCGAGGGCATCGTTCATGCGGTGGTACTCGATGACCGAGCACACGTTGCGGTGCGAGTGGACCGCACCCTTGGGGCGTCCGGAGGTTCCGCTGGTGAACAGGATGATCGCGGGGTCGTCCTCTTCGACATCCACGGCGGGCATCGGTGCGCCCGGGTACCGCTGGGCCAGTTCGTCGACCTGTTCCAGCGGGAGCAGCGGAACGGGCGAGCCAGTCAGCAGCGCGGCGCGCTTGGTGTCGGCGATGATCAGGGCCGGTTCGGTCAGCCGCACGCCGTGGTCCAGTTCGCGGGCCGACCACCAGGCGTTGCAGCCGACCGCGACGGCTCCGACGGACATCGCCGCCCAGAACGCGAGGATCCACTCCGGTGCGTTGGCCGCCGCGATCGCGACCCGGTCTCCTTTGCCGACGCCGTACTCCTCGCGCAGCGCCGTGGCCAGCGCGGCGACCTGGTCGGCGTGCCGGCGGAAGGAGATCCTCCGGTCCGCGGTCACGATGTAGTCGCGGTCTCCGTGCCGGGCGGATGCCGCGACGAGCTCGGCCAGCGACCTCGCCCGGTTGCGGAACACCGGCAGCCGGGTGCCGAGCACGTCCTGCTCCACTAGTTCGAATTCGCCACCGGGGCCGGTCAGCGCGCTGACAGGGGCAGCAGTGTCCGGATCGATCGTGCTCATGTGCTGGCGTTCCTCCTGCTGCTGGCCGGGATTCTGCGCAGCACAGCGTGCGGCACCGGACAGCGACGAGCGGTGCCCGGTTCCGTTCATCGGGATCCGCGCTCGGCCGTTCTCCCGCTGAGCGGGACAGCGCGCTCGGCATTCTCCCGAACACACCACTGTTGCAGGCGGATGGGAAGCGCAGGGCGAGCGGGAGGTGCTGCATGGGCGGTCTGCAGGGCAAGGTCGCGCTGATCACGGGAGCAGGGCAGGGCGTCGGGCAGGGCATCGCGCTCGCGCTGGCCGGGGAGGGCGTGTCGGTGGCGGTCGCCGGGCGCACCGAGGCGAAGCTGAACGCCACCTGCGAGCTGATCCGGGAGCGCGGCGGCCGGGCCGAGTCCTTTCCGATCGACGTGGCCGACACCGACGCGATCCCAGCGGTGGTCGAGCAGGTCGTGATCTCGCTGGGCGGCATCGACGTGCTGGTCAACAACGCCTACACCGGCGCTTTCGGTCCGCTGCTGAGCATGAGCGACGACGACTTCCAGCGGGGCTTCCGCACCGCGCCGTTCGCCGCGTTCGCGTTCATGAAGGCCTGCCACCCGCACCTGAAGGCACGCAGTGGCTCGGTCATCAACCTGGTGTCCTCCGCGATGGTGCGGTGGGACACCTCGTCCTACGGCGCCTACGCCGCGGCCAAGCAGGCGCTGAAGTCGCTGACCAGGACCGCGGCGGCGGAGTGGGGCCGGGACGGGATCCGGGTGAACGCGATCGCGCCGCACGCCCTGTCGCCGGGGCTCAAGACCTGGACGGAGCGCAACCCTGAGGAGGCCGCTGAGTTCGTCGCCTCCATCCCGCTGGGCCGCATCGGTGACTGCGAGGCCGACATCGGGCGCGCGGTCGTCGCCCTGGTCGGCCCGGACCTCCGCTACCTGACCGGGGCCACCGTGCCGCTGGACGGAGGTCAGGCCTTCTTCGGCTGAACTCCGCCGCTTCCCGATGAGCGGGACCGGCAGCGGTGCGGCGCCGCCGGATCGCCCTACCTTCGCGGCAACCCAGCGGAACAGGAGTGCTCGTGACCACCACCCAACCCGTCCCGGACGTCTTCAGCCCTGGGAAGATCGGTCCGCTGACCTTGCGCAACCGGACGATCAAGGCCGCCACCTACGAGGGCCTCAGCCACCGCGGGAAGGTCACCCACGACTTGGTCGACTTCCACGTTCGACACGCGGCCGGTGGGGTGGGCATGACGACGGTCGCCTACTGCGCGGTGTCGCCGGATGGCCGCACCGACCGGCACCAGATCCTGTGGACCCCGGAAGCCCTGCCGGGCCTGCGGAAGCTCACCGAAGCCGTGCACGAACAGGGTGCTGCCGTGTCGGCGCAGCTCGGCCACGCCGGCCCGGTCGCCAATCCCAAGGCGAACGGGGCGCCGGCGCTCGCACCGAGCAGGCACTTCCACAAGACCACGCTCAGCTTCGCGCGCGAAGCGTCCCGCGACGACCTGCGCCGAGTGGTGCAGGACCACGCCAGAGCAGCGCGGATGGCGATCGAGGCGGGGTTCGACGCGGTCGAGGTGCACCTGGGGCACAACTACCTGGCCAGCTCGTTCCTGAGCCCGAAGCTCAACCACCGCACCGATTCCCACGGCGGCAGCCTGGAGAACCGGGCGCGTCTCGCGCGGGAGATCATGCTGGCGGTGCGGGAGGCGGTCGGCGACCGGATCGCCATCGTCACCAAGCTGAACATGGACGACGGCGTGCCGGGCGGCTTCTGGCTCGACGAAGCGATCGCGGTGGCGCAGTGGCTGGAGTCCGACGGTTCGGTCGACGCCCTGGAGATGACCGCGGGCAGCTCGCTGAGCAATCCCATGTACCTCTTCAAGGGCGATGCGCCGCTGGACGCCTTCGCCGAGGTCATGCCGCAGCCGATCAAGCTGGGGGTGAAGCTGCTGGGCCGCACGATGCTGCGCGAATACCCCTACCAGGACGGCTACCTGCTCGACGACGCCCGGCAGATCCGGGCCGCGGTCAAGCTGCCGATGATCCTGCTCGGCGGCATCACGAACAAGGTGATCATGGACCGCGGGATGGCCGAGGGCTTCGAGTTCGTGGCGATGGCGCGAGCACTGCTCCGGGAGCCGGACCTGATCAACCGCATGGAAGCGGATCCGGGCGTGCGGTCGCTGTGCAACCACAACAACCGCTGCATGCCGACGAACTTCACGGGCGCGCGCTGCGTCCTGGTCGACCGCAGCAGTCCCCGGTCGCAGACCTGGGGCACCGACGCCGGCTACGTCTCCTGAGCGGCCACCGATGAGCCGCCGGAGTGAGACGATCGCCGACCTGCTGCTGGACCGGCTGGGCGACCACCGGCCAGGCCTGCGCTCGCGGGAGCGGACCTGGACCTGGGACGAAGTGGTCCGCGACAGCGCGGCCCGCTCCGCCCGGCTGCGGCAGCTGCGCGATGAAGACCGCCCGTTCCACGTGGGTGTTCTCCTGGACAACGTCCCGGAGTTCGTCCTCTGGCTGGGGGCCGCCGCGCTCGCCGGAGCGACGGTCGTGGGCATCAATCCCACCCGCCGCGGCGCCTACCTGGAAGCGGAGGTGCGCCACACCGACCTCCAGCTGCTGGTGACCGATTCGGCGGGACTGGAGCTCCTCGACGGCCTCGACATCGGCGTGCCGAGGGACCGCTTCATCCTGGTGGACTCGCCGGAGTACGCGGAACAGCTGCCGCCCGGGGAACCCGTGCGCGATCCGTCGATCAGCGCGGAGACCCGCATGCTGCTGCTGTTCACCTCCGGCACGACGGGGGCGTCGAAAGCCGCGATCTGCTCCCAAGGGCGCCTGGTCGGGCTCGCGCGCCAGAACACCGTGAAGTACCACATCGGCCGCGACGACGTCTGCTACTGCTGCATGCCGTTGTTCCACGGCAACGCCCTGATGGCGCTGTGGGCACCCGCGCTTCTCGCGGGAGCCTGCGTGGCACTCGCGCCGAAGTTCTCCGCATCCGGGTTCATGCCGGACGTGCGGCACTACGGCGCGACGTACTTCACCTACGTCGGCAAGGCGATCGGTTACCTGCTCGGCCAGCCGGAACGGCCGGACGACGCCGACAACACGCTGACGCACGGGTTCGGCACCGAGGCCTCGCCCGAGGACCGGGCCGAGTTCAAGCGCCGCTTCGGCGCGGTCCTCTACGAGGGCTACGGGTCGAGCGAAGGTGCCGGGATGATCAACCAGGCGCCGTCCGGACCACCTTCCGCACTGGGCGTTCCGGCGCACGCGGGAGTGCGCGTCGTCGACCCGGAAACCCGCGAGCCGTGCCCGCCCGCGGAGCTCGACGAGCACGGCCGGGTGCGCAACGCCGAGGAGGCGATCGGCGAGCTCGTCAACACCGAGGGCGC
This portion of the Saccharopolyspora antimicrobica genome encodes:
- a CDS encoding HNH endonuclease signature motif containing protein is translated as MTPLMTTQDATPAAGAGAVVSALPAWDMPTPGGSCPPAVTSLTDEELATRIGEVERQIRQARMEQLRLIAEADRRRLHAARGVRSTQVWLKNLLNIDGQDATNRVRIATATLPNTGEDTDNAAGVAGPEVALPATGQALGEGVIGLEHARVISRCVSRLPEHAQHRAGEVERLLVENACRQCPRDLAKLADRVRYMLDADGAVADEQAQFESRELHYATARDGMLVIKARLDRETGAKFVTALRPLAAPRPEADGVKDPRTVGQRNADGLSTLLDLVLDTDGMPRTGGQKPHLTVTIDYTDLKNQLPTTNGEVTAGGAGMLEGTGQYLSPQTVRRIACDCEVLPMVLGGDSLPLDVGASQRTAPTHIRAALLARDGVCAFPECDHPAGTPQAHHIVHWVDGGPTSLDNMVMLCAHHHRTIHNHHWHIQLERGRPVFTPPASVDPARTPRPGGRAQPATHRHALRRLNSSPEGGPPAARPLAST
- a CDS encoding class I adenylate-forming enzyme family protein; its protein translation is MSTIDPDTAAPVSALTGPGGEFELVEQDVLGTRLPVFRNRARSLAELVAASARHGDRDYIVTADRRISFRRHADQVAALATALREEYGVGKGDRVAIAAANAPEWILAFWAAMSVGAVAVGCNAWWSARELDHGVRLTEPALIIADTKRAALLTGSPVPLLPLEQVDELAQRYPGAPMPAVDVEEDDPAIILFTSGTSGRPKGAVHSHRNVCSVIEYHRMNDALAAVHGDPIDPRDRRYLLALPLFHIACLHNLAVPRLATGSTVVMHQGAFDVDRVLDLVARERVTNWGAVPTQAHRILEHGDISQYDLSSLTTFSLASAPSSAAFKQRLRERLPVAEKSLVDSYGMTETCTALTAASPADLAEAPETLGRPIAGVQLEIRDPFGNPLPDGEEGEVCVRSAYNMLGYWNDPRATADAIRADRWLHTGDIGVIEHGRLRLSTRRSDLIIRGGENVYPAEIEGVLAEHPGVQECAVLGVSDPDLGQEVFAVVVIAPGSVLTEQELHDYARGQLAHFKVPSRWRITQEPLPRNATGKVIRAEVRPTV
- a CDS encoding SDR family NAD(P)-dependent oxidoreductase, whose protein sequence is MGGLQGKVALITGAGQGVGQGIALALAGEGVSVAVAGRTEAKLNATCELIRERGGRAESFPIDVADTDAIPAVVEQVVISLGGIDVLVNNAYTGAFGPLLSMSDDDFQRGFRTAPFAAFAFMKACHPHLKARSGSVINLVSSAMVRWDTSSYGAYAAAKQALKSLTRTAAAEWGRDGIRVNAIAPHALSPGLKTWTERNPEEAAEFVASIPLGRIGDCEADIGRAVVALVGPDLRYLTGATVPLDGGQAFFG
- a CDS encoding NADH:flavin oxidoreductase, producing MTTTQPVPDVFSPGKIGPLTLRNRTIKAATYEGLSHRGKVTHDLVDFHVRHAAGGVGMTTVAYCAVSPDGRTDRHQILWTPEALPGLRKLTEAVHEQGAAVSAQLGHAGPVANPKANGAPALAPSRHFHKTTLSFAREASRDDLRRVVQDHARAARMAIEAGFDAVEVHLGHNYLASSFLSPKLNHRTDSHGGSLENRARLAREIMLAVREAVGDRIAIVTKLNMDDGVPGGFWLDEAIAVAQWLESDGSVDALEMTAGSSLSNPMYLFKGDAPLDAFAEVMPQPIKLGVKLLGRTMLREYPYQDGYLLDDARQIRAAVKLPMILLGGITNKVIMDRGMAEGFEFVAMARALLREPDLINRMEADPGVRSLCNHNNRCMPTNFTGARCVLVDRSSPRSQTWGTDAGYVS
- a CDS encoding AMP-binding protein; the encoded protein is MSRRSETIADLLLDRLGDHRPGLRSRERTWTWDEVVRDSAARSARLRQLRDEDRPFHVGVLLDNVPEFVLWLGAAALAGATVVGINPTRRGAYLEAEVRHTDLQLLVTDSAGLELLDGLDIGVPRDRFILVDSPEYAEQLPPGEPVRDPSISAETRMLLLFTSGTTGASKAAICSQGRLVGLARQNTVKYHIGRDDVCYCCMPLFHGNALMALWAPALLAGACVALAPKFSASGFMPDVRHYGATYFTYVGKAIGYLLGQPERPDDADNTLTHGFGTEASPEDRAEFKRRFGAVLYEGYGSSEGAGMINQAPSGPPSALGVPAHAGVRVVDPETREPCPPAELDEHGRVRNAEEAIGELVNTEGAAKFEGYYKNPAANAERVRHGWYWTGDLGYLDSAGYLYFAGRSGDWIRVDGENISALLTERILRRHPDILAAGVFAVPDPRSGDQVMAAVETRARFEDLNLPDFLAAQEDLGPKGIPRYVRVSRQLPTTGSNKLRKKEMQADGWRTTDEVHWWPGRGAPLYARMTEQDKQDLREQFATNGRLRFLP